GGATTCGAAACGAGATGAACTGGCATCAATTCGAGTTTCGATTCCAGTTCCAAGAGCGAATACCGATGCCGCGAGCGGTATCCTTAGCCTTGAGCCATTAATCGATGAGGAGGAGAAACGACACGATCCAGAACGGATTCTCCATGCATCGAATTCAATATTCGACCCAGAGTTCGGAGTCCAACCAAGTGAATACGGTGTGGAGGATCGATTCTTTTGACCGCCGCTAATCCAGTCGATCGACTCCTTGCCACGGCTCGCGGCGAGCCAGTCGATGAACCGTTTCGTGTCACAGGCGTGATGATGCAGTACTACTACGTCTGCAAGCGCGAACTCTGGTTCGAGAGCCGAAACCTCGAAATCGACCGCGAGAACGCGACCGTAGTCCGTGGCACCCGTGTCGACGAAACGGCCTACAGTGATAAACGCGAGAACCTTCATCTCGGAATGATCTCATTGGATCTGCTTGATGACGGCCGCGTTGTCGAGATCAAGCCCTCTTCGGCACTGACCGAGCCGGCCGAGATGCAGCTGTCGTACTACCTCTGGTATCTCGACTGTGTGGCCGACATCCAG
The window above is part of the Halostagnicola kamekurae genome. Proteins encoded here:
- a CDS encoding CRISPR-associated protein Cas4 → MTAANPVDRLLATARGEPVDEPFRVTGVMMQYYYVCKRELWFESRNLEIDRENATVVRGTRVDETAYSDKRENLHLGMISLDLLDDGRVVEIKPSSALTEPAEMQLSYYLWYLDCVADIQRDGVLAHPRERKREPVDLTDERREKVETAIRGIHDVVEQFSPPPAEEKPFCDSCAYHDFCWC